A region of the Arachis hypogaea cultivar Tifrunner chromosome 15, arahy.Tifrunner.gnm2.J5K5, whole genome shotgun sequence genome:
tgctttcttaattgttctaagtaaaggtaataaagaagccataatttcacaatcctcaaaatagataggaaaggcattaaactcaaaattccccaattaacatttcaaataaggactcggattctatagaaatttcggcagcacctcccctaaaacttggacttttgccacccggttcgggtcccaactaaaccgtttctcattccttttcaacagctcaaaaccagaaatcaattcaaaagcaagctaaatccaacagtcgcctcagtggcatatctcaaggaagccatttcaaaaatcaactcaatatcaaccgatttaactcatttctaaagctttaaagaatcggttcagcaataaatcatttattaaaaccaaatcaattaaagcaacccaggctgaatttcaagagtattctatctttcacatcatcaaaataattgactcaattcaaaccaatcctcaacggattaaactcatttcaaatctttaaagaatcaacttcaaacattacatttcacaatccacacaacaattcggccaaaccaatatccatagtcattcgagtcaatcaaataatacataaggcagatacaatcaccaaatacacaatatctcacatcagtacccatatgtaataattccaataataaactatagtttttggaaagcgcccctacctcaaaacgcaattccataatccaaacgcctcatcaagtcctttccgcctcaacccgaactgacggcaaccaaaacctcagctcacAGCCACGTTcacaataaccatagcaacactaatcgcaacatacaataatcaggactctATCCCTCGTTACCAAaattcatattcattaaccaaacaaaacgaaatactaacgcgaggctttctGAAACATACTTATCGAAACgaagaaggaacggctgaaccgaacagcggcggtctctgaaccggttcggcggcagcccggcagccacctcaagcgacaGCAGCGACCGGACTCCGGCGTTGGTAACTGAAACCCACATACAGAGGTGATAAAGCTTCCGGAATCTTAAAcgaatgaaaaccaaattcaaagcCCTTACCGGTAgagttttccggcgacggcagaaGTAGCCAGAGGCTCCGGCGGCGGTCCTGgaagtcacagaaccactccCGGCGGTCAGTATCACAGAGACGCAGCTCCCTTGTCCGGCAGCGGCACCTGCGACGGCCTGAACACTCTTCTGGCTGCATTTCAGCTTGCCATCACCTGCAGCGGCGAGCTCAGATGGTGGCAGACACAACCTTCCTCCTTACTCGTTCCGATCTCCCTCTCTCCAGCGGCAACAAGGGAATGGCAGATCTTTCACAACGGCGGCGGCAAGCTCGCGGCAACAGCCGGCGACGAGCAGACCGGCTACTAGGCGGCGCGACCCTTTCCCCCATCGCGGCTCTCTCCTTCGCCTCAAATCTGCTCTGCGACGGCGCAAGGACGGCGGCGCAGCTGGATTGGGTGCGGCGGTTCCAACAGAGACGAGTTCCTCCGGCTCGTGCAGCAGCGTCGTTGGGAGAAGCAGCGGCGACAGTGCGGCCTCAGGGGGACGGCGACGCCTCCCTCCGCGGATCCTCTCTCTCCATCACATCTCTCTTCAACTGGCGGCGATGAAGGTGATCGGCATGGTGACGGGCTCGGCGGCTGCGTCGCTCTCCTCCCCTCCCCCACCGGCGAACTCTTTCCTTCTTCCCCCTCTATTTCGTTTTCTTTCTCCCCTTGGGTCTCactgtgtgcgtgtgtttgtgttcATCTGCGCAGCAAAGAGGATGAAGGAGAGACTGTTGGCTGCGCAGCATGAAGAGAAGGGTTTTTGGGGATGGTGTatcaaaattagggttagggttaagctaggggtagttttgtaatttcacataaattgaggataatataataattgaaacccaatttaaatccaacactaattatgtatagaaaatactatttgctcaccaatttcacaaattattttcaataaaatatccaaatcaaataattaggagtaatataattaaatcctttattttccaaagtagcagtattaatattgaaaatattaattatttaattcaaatcatatagaaatccttattatttcacaactaccaattttatactctgaatatagaaaataatccaataattgtgaaattggataataatcataacttatctcaaatcccataaatcaaaacttgccttaattatctttaataaaatgatttccgaaattaaggctataaataacaatatgatttgagacttgatcaaaataagacttttcaaagttctgggtcttacaattttaattattctctttGTATAGAGACAACCGTGAAGAAAACATGAGGACCTACACAATGGTTGAAGATTCATGCAAGATAGTTGGAAGATAGAGAAGAAATTACTCTAAATATTGAAGGAGAGAGAATTGGTCCTACTGATGAAGTTGTAAACAACTTGAGCAAATTGGGCATAGTGGCAAGGAATTCATATGTTTGTCCATTAATTTTTACAAACTGGAAGGGGATTAAAGATAAAGAAGCTATTTGGGAATATGTTCAAGTGAGAATATTAGTCTTGTTTCTTTTAGAAACATAAGGAAATGTACACATTTTATTCTTATTAGCAAATAATATGTGATTGTGGATCTTATAacaatttttataagtcaaatttgatggaaatgttcaattatttttctttagtgaCTTTATTCAAGtagtttagattatttattgacactaataattaaaaaaaaattgaaattaaaaccgttgccaaaaagACACCAATGGTAATGCTTTAAAACCGTTGTCTTAGAAGACTATAAAATggcaatggtattaaaaccgttgccaaaaaatgacaccaacgataacgctttaaaaccgttggctttgtgaataataaaactacaacagtttaaaaccgttgcctattCAGTTATGGTTTTAAACCGTTGGAGCATGAAAGAGaacagtttaaaaccgttgctTATAGAGTAACGGTTCGAAACCgttgtttaaaattttctttcaaaaccgttgtctatgccagtaactttggcaacggtttttttgttatcgttgccttaggtaaaaaaccgttgcctttgatcattggcaacggccgcatataccacaggtcaaaaaccgttgccaaagcgtTGCTTAAAGCTTTAGGAACGGTTTTTCAATCTacggcaacggtttttgaccatTGCGAAAATCCTTATTTGTTGTAATGTGGAGAGGACCAAAGCGTGAATGACAAGACAGAATGCTAAAAAGACTTGATAGAGCGCTGGCCAATTCAAAATGGAACTTAACCTATCAGAATGCTACGGTCCAGGTCCTTCCTAGGATTAATTCGGACCACCACCCCTTGCTCATATCAGACGGAGGAGAAAGCAGTAGAAGAGGAGATAGACCGTTCAGATTCGAACTTAAGTGGTCTACCCACACAGATTATGAGAACATCCTGCAGCAACACTGGGACGAGGAAATGTCACTCCCGAGTAGCCTGAACAATGTTCGGGAGGGGCTAATAAAATGGAATAAAGAAGTCTTTGGTAATATATttagaaagaaaaggagaatCTTGAATAGACTGACAGGAATTCAGAGGCACCATTCCTACGGAAACAACCCCTTCTTGGAACAACTTGAATCCTCCCTTCAAAGGGAGCTGAATGAGGTACTCGATAAGGAGGAAATATTTTGgcttcaaaagtccagagaacAGTGGATCACAGAAGGAgatagaaatacaaaattttatcacAACAAGACTAttatcagaagaagaaaaaataaaatcctGAAACTAAGAGACCAACAGGGACATTGGATTGAGGAAGAAACACATTTGAAAAAGCACATTGAAGAATACTTCATAAAGCTCTACAAAGAAGAGGTAAATAGTGTTCCTTTTGATTTAACTAACATATCACTACCTAATTTGGAACCATCTACCTGCAGGATCTTGGAAACTACCCCTACAGATCAGGTAATCAAGGATGCACTTCAAAGTATAGGTTCCCTAAAAGCACCAGGAGAAGATGGTTTTCCAGCTGTATTTTATAAAAACAATTGAAGCCTACTACGTAAGAAGACGTATGAACACATCAGAAGCTGCTGGAACAACTCGGACCTAATCAAAGTATCCAATTCTACTTTGTTGGCCCTCATTCCAAAAAATCAACATCCGGAATTGATATCTCAATTTAGACCGATAGCTCTCTGCAACGTTTAGTACAAGATCCTCACCAAGATCATAGTTCAAAGATTAAAACCAATACTAAATGATAGGATCTCCCCCCACCAATCCAGCTTCATTCCGAGAAGAAACATGCAAGACAACATAATGATAGCTAAAGAAATTATGCACTCGATGAGAAAGATGAGAGGAAAAAAGGCTATATGGCAATTAAAATTGACTTTGAAAAGGCTTATGATAGAATCAGCTGGGACTTCATCAACCGAAGACTACTGGAATTTAATCTTCCAACAAAATTGATAAACATCATCATGAATGGAGTAAGATCAGTGAGCTACAAGGTTCTTTGGAATGGAAACAAGCTGCGTAGCTTCTCCCCTACTAGAGGAGTTCGACAAGGAGATCCGATTTTGCCCTATCTTTTTGTGATATGTATGGATAAACTATCCCAATACATAGAACAAGAAGTAGGAAAAGGAAATTGGAATCCCATTAGAGTGGGAAGAGACGGACCGGAAGTTTCACATTTGATGTTTTCAGATGATTTGTTGCTTTTTACAGAGGCTTCCCCCCAGCAAATCAGTAATATTAAGGAGATTCTAAGACTCTTTCATCAGGCAGCAGGCATAAAGGTCAACCAAGCTAAATCATCTATAGTGTTCTCAAAAAATGTCATAGCCCAAACAAAGAATGAAATTCTAAGAAGATCCGAGTTCAAGGAAAGCAATGCCCTAGGACGTTACCTTGGAGCGCTCATAAACAACAACAGAAGAGGAAAAGATAATTCCAAAATAATCATTGAGAGAGTTCAAACAAGTTAAAGGGTTGGAAAAGCAAATGCCTATCCCTAGCTGGTAGAATTACTCTTGCCCAATCTGTCATAAGCCCAACCGTTAATTTTGAGATGCAACATGGAAGAATCCCAAGGGGTGTATGCCTTGAAATTGAAAAACTACAAAGAGACTTCATCCGGGGTGATAATGAGAATCAAAGAAAGTTGCACCACATCAACTGGAAGACACTATGTGCGCCTAAACATGATGGAGGCCTTGGTCTAAGAAAGCTAAAATCAATGAATGACGCCTTCCTATTGAAAATCCTATGGCAACTCAGAGAAAGACCTAACACTCTCTGCTCAAAAGTCATATCTTATAAACATTGCAATGGTAATATTCATACAGCCCAACCAGTAGCAAGAAGCTCAGACTCACCTCTTTGGAAGGAATTGGTCAAATTATGGCCAACATACAAGGAGAATACCATCTGCATTATAGGAAATGGCTTGTCTACAAATTTATGGCTTGATCCTTGGGTTGAAGAGACAGCAAACCTGTTAAGTGAAACAAT
Encoded here:
- the LOC112750133 gene encoding uncharacterized protein, whose translation is MQPEECSGRRRCRCRTRELRLCDTDRREWFCDFQDRRRSLWLLLPSPENSTVTNAGVRSLLSLEVAAGLPPNRFRDRRCSVQPFLLRFDNVAMVIVNVAVS